Proteins from a genomic interval of Paenibacillus sp. FSL H8-0048:
- the rplI gene encoding 50S ribosomal protein L9 — MKVIFLKDVKGQGKKGQVKEVSEGYAANFLLPRGLVRPATDGNVKTLENQAAAEQRRKDQEKEEAIQLGKKLDELTLTLKAKAGEGGRLFGAITSKQIGEALAATQGIVIDKRKIELSDTIRHVGTFQVTVKLHTEVKANLTVQVTEE; from the coding sequence ATGAAGGTCATATTCTTGAAGGATGTTAAGGGTCAAGGCAAGAAGGGACAGGTTAAAGAGGTATCGGAGGGCTATGCAGCCAATTTCCTGCTGCCGCGCGGGCTGGTTCGTCCGGCTACAGACGGCAATGTGAAGACACTGGAGAACCAGGCAGCAGCCGAACAGCGCCGCAAGGACCAGGAGAAGGAGGAAGCGATACAGCTGGGCAAGAAGCTGGATGAGCTGACCCTTACCCTGAAGGCCAAAGCAGGTGAAGGCGGCCGACTCTTCGGCGCTATCACCAGCAAGCAGATCGGCGAGGCCCTGGCAGCTACTCAAGGGATCGTCATCGATAAGCGCAAAATTGAGCTGAGCGATACGATCCGCCATGTAGGCACGTTCCAGGTAACAGTCAAGCTGCACACTGAAGTAAAGGCTAACCTCACGGTTCAGGTAACGGAGGAGTAG
- the dnaB gene encoding replicative DNA helicase, with the protein MGGDLFFDRVPPQNLEAEQAVLGAVLLSDEALITAMERVNTEDFYDKPHQMIFEAMVQLGEESQPIDLITLTSRLQDKGELEDIGGVSYLAKLAHAVPTAANVDYYAQIIEEKAMLRRLIRTATQIVSEGYTGGEDVGIMLSDAERRILEISNRRSGSGFIAIRDVLMQVFDRVELLHQNKGGTSGIPTGFVDLDHMTNGFQRNDLIIVAARPSVGKTAFALNIAQNVAVRAKETVAIFSLEMSAPQLVQRMICAEANLDANIMRTGDFKSDDDWSKLTMGIQSLSESEIYIDDTPGITVTDIRAKCRRLKKEKGLGMIVIDYLQLIQGRGKAGENRQQEVSEISRTLKQIARELDVPVIALSQLSRGVEQRQDKRPMMSDLRESGSIEQDADIVAFLYRDDYYNQDTEKKNIIEIIIAKQRNGPVGTVELVFLKNFNKFVNYERAHAEPFAG; encoded by the coding sequence ATGGGTGGAGATCTCTTTTTCGATCGGGTTCCCCCGCAGAATCTGGAGGCAGAACAGGCCGTACTGGGTGCCGTTCTACTATCGGATGAAGCGCTAATTACCGCGATGGAGCGGGTGAATACCGAAGACTTCTACGACAAACCGCATCAGATGATATTTGAGGCGATGGTGCAGCTCGGAGAAGAGAGCCAGCCGATTGACCTGATTACATTGACATCCCGGCTCCAGGATAAGGGGGAGCTTGAGGATATCGGCGGGGTCAGCTATCTGGCGAAGCTGGCACATGCGGTGCCGACTGCGGCCAACGTCGATTATTACGCGCAGATTATTGAAGAGAAGGCAATGCTGCGGCGGCTGATCCGCACAGCCACGCAGATTGTCAGCGAAGGCTATACCGGCGGCGAAGATGTAGGCATTATGCTGAGTGACGCTGAGCGGCGAATCCTGGAGATCTCGAACCGCCGCAGCGGCAGCGGGTTCATTGCCATCCGCGATGTGCTCATGCAGGTATTCGACCGGGTGGAGCTGCTGCATCAGAATAAAGGCGGAACCTCGGGGATTCCCACCGGGTTCGTGGACCTGGACCATATGACGAACGGCTTCCAGCGTAATGACTTAATTATTGTGGCGGCCCGTCCTTCCGTCGGGAAGACGGCGTTCGCCCTGAATATCGCGCAGAATGTGGCAGTGCGGGCGAAGGAGACGGTAGCCATCTTCAGTCTCGAAATGTCGGCGCCCCAGCTGGTTCAGCGTATGATCTGCGCAGAGGCCAATCTGGACGCCAATATTATGCGTACCGGTGATTTCAAGAGCGATGATGACTGGTCCAAGCTGACGATGGGCATCCAGTCGCTGTCCGAGTCCGAAATCTACATCGACGATACCCCGGGCATCACGGTTACCGATATCCGGGCGAAATGCCGCCGGCTGAAGAAGGAAAAGGGACTCGGAATGATTGTCATCGACTACCTGCAGCTGATCCAGGGCCGGGGCAAGGCCGGGGAGAACCGCCAGCAGGAGGTATCGGAAATCTCCCGTACTCTGAAGCAGATCGCCCGTGAGCTTGACGTTCCGGTCATTGCCCTGTCCCAGCTCAGCCGCGGTGTGGAACAGCGCCAGGACAAACGGCCGATGATGAGTGACCTTCGTGAATCAGGCTCTATCGAGCAGGATGCGGATATCGTAGCGTTCCTGTACCGTGATGATTATTACAATCAGGATACCGAGAAGAAGAATATTATCGAAATTATTATCGCCAAGCAGCGTAACGGTCCCGTAGGGACGGTGGAGCTTGTGTTCCTCAAGAACTTCAACAAGTTCGTCAACTACGAGCGTGCTCATGCAGAACCATTTGCAGGTTAG
- a CDS encoding adenylosuccinate synthase: MSTVVVVGTQWGDEGKGKITDFLAESADVVARYQGGNNAGHTILIDGKKFKLSLIPSGVFYKEKTCVIGNGMVINPEALIQEINYIHDNGFDTKNLVISDRAHVIMPYHMVLDALEEDRKGPNKIGTTRKGIGPCYMDKAARNGIRIADLMDAEEFELRLRPLMEEKNQVITQVYGAEPLNVEEILAKYLEYAEVLRGYVTDTSVVLNDAIDADSRVLFEGAQGVMLDIDQGTYPFVTSSNPSAGGVCIGSGVGPSKIKQVIGVAKSYTTRVGDGPFPTELNDVTGDYIRETGHEYGTVTGRARRVGWFDSVVVRHARRVSGITGLSLNSLDVLSGLETVKICTGYKYRGDIITHYPASLKMLAECEAVYEELPGWSEDITGAKTLEDLPANTRKYVERVSELTGIPISIFSVGRNREQTNQVLPIYI, translated from the coding sequence ATGTCAACGGTAGTCGTCGTGGGAACACAATGGGGAGACGAAGGCAAAGGCAAGATCACGGATTTTCTGGCGGAAAGTGCAGATGTGGTCGCCCGGTATCAAGGGGGTAACAATGCCGGTCACACGATTCTGATTGACGGAAAGAAGTTCAAGCTGAGCTTGATTCCATCTGGTGTATTTTATAAAGAGAAGACTTGTGTTATCGGCAACGGAATGGTGATCAACCCGGAAGCGCTGATCCAAGAAATTAATTATATTCATGACAATGGCTTCGATACGAAGAACCTGGTAATCAGTGATCGTGCGCATGTCATTATGCCTTATCATATGGTGCTGGATGCACTTGAGGAAGACCGCAAAGGACCGAACAAAATCGGTACCACACGCAAGGGGATTGGCCCGTGCTACATGGATAAGGCTGCCCGTAACGGCATCCGGATTGCCGATCTGATGGATGCTGAGGAATTCGAGCTGAGACTTCGTCCATTGATGGAAGAGAAGAATCAGGTGATCACTCAGGTATACGGTGCAGAGCCGCTGAACGTGGAAGAGATTCTGGCCAAATATCTGGAGTATGCAGAAGTGCTGCGCGGCTATGTAACCGACACCTCGGTGGTCCTGAATGATGCGATTGATGCGGATTCCCGGGTGCTGTTCGAAGGTGCGCAGGGCGTGATGCTCGATATCGACCAGGGAACTTATCCGTTCGTTACTTCATCGAATCCTTCGGCTGGCGGCGTCTGCATCGGCTCGGGCGTGGGCCCGTCCAAGATCAAGCAGGTTATCGGTGTGGCGAAGTCTTATACTACCCGTGTCGGCGACGGTCCGTTCCCTACAGAGCTGAACGATGTGACTGGTGATTATATCCGCGAGACCGGGCATGAGTACGGAACAGTAACCGGACGCGCCCGCCGCGTAGGCTGGTTCGACAGTGTGGTGGTGCGTCATGCCCGCCGCGTCAGCGGAATCACCGGCCTGTCGCTGAACTCGCTGGACGTTCTGAGCGGACTTGAGACTGTGAAGATCTGCACCGGCTACAAGTACCGTGGAGATATTATCACACATTACCCGGCAAGCCTGAAAATGCTGGCAGAATGTGAAGCGGTCTACGAGGAGCTTCCAGGCTGGAGTGAGGACATCACCGGGGCGAAGACGCTGGAGGATCTGCCGGCCAACACACGCAAATATGTGGAACGTGTATCGGAGCTGACAGGAATTCCGATCTCGATCTTCTCTGTAGGCCGCAACCGTGAACAGACCAATCAAGTGCTGCCAATCTATATCTAG
- a CDS encoding M23 family metallopeptidase, whose translation MKGFKFMRRMGNLRSRAEASAGSGAAGEQGTDAMTSGESRVFKPEMKSRRRRSWILASAGLVLLTTFLVGAQKKQVTANTVTYYKVLVNGEEIGALNQQAELNKLFEEKRREYQLKYPDSVMVLQTGGITTEAERAYKPEVNSEATLDKLDGMLKAYAVGVQLAVDGEPLGIVKDQETAAAVLQAVKTHYAPQNAAASGAQLKKTAAKAGAAGSAVSDQVESVKIREEVNLVPVKADPNKVLSVEEAVKVLTEGREAPLRYAVQEGDTVSAIASRFNITQAEIFRNNPEVKELSLQIGDELQLTVPQPDLTVVTVEQVTEEVVTEPEVIIRKSDQLPAGKRKVVRPGQTGLKTMKYRVTKENGQVVQEEWLGQSVVKASLPEVVYSGTKVVGEGTGMFAWPVSGAMISSSYGERWGRTHKGVDLVSGNRTIKAADAGTVSFAGVQNGYGNVVIVDHNNGYVTYYGHLSSISVSTGQKLGQGSSIGIMGSTGRSTGTHLHFEIRKNGTAINPMKYLK comes from the coding sequence ATGAAAGGATTTAAGTTTATGCGCCGGATGGGGAACCTGCGGAGCCGTGCAGAAGCATCCGCAGGATCTGGTGCAGCAGGTGAACAAGGTACAGATGCAATGACTTCGGGTGAATCCCGTGTCTTTAAGCCGGAAATGAAATCCCGCCGCCGGCGTTCATGGATACTGGCTTCTGCCGGTCTGGTTCTGCTGACCACCTTCCTGGTGGGGGCGCAGAAGAAGCAGGTAACAGCGAATACAGTAACCTACTACAAGGTGCTGGTGAACGGCGAGGAGATTGGTGCGCTGAACCAGCAGGCGGAGTTAAACAAGCTGTTCGAGGAGAAGAGACGGGAATATCAGCTCAAGTATCCTGACTCTGTGATGGTACTGCAGACTGGCGGTATTACTACCGAGGCCGAGCGGGCTTACAAGCCGGAGGTTAACAGCGAGGCTACACTGGACAAGCTGGATGGTATGCTCAAGGCTTATGCCGTAGGCGTACAATTGGCTGTGGACGGGGAACCGCTGGGAATTGTGAAGGATCAGGAGACGGCGGCGGCAGTGCTTCAGGCCGTAAAGACGCATTACGCTCCGCAGAATGCGGCCGCTTCGGGTGCACAGCTGAAGAAGACGGCGGCCAAGGCGGGAGCGGCTGGTTCAGCCGTGAGTGATCAGGTGGAGTCAGTCAAGATCCGGGAGGAAGTCAACCTCGTTCCGGTGAAGGCAGATCCCAATAAGGTGCTTAGTGTAGAAGAAGCAGTGAAGGTACTTACCGAAGGCAGGGAGGCGCCGCTGCGCTATGCAGTTCAGGAAGGCGACACAGTCTCTGCTATTGCTTCCCGGTTCAACATTACCCAGGCGGAGATTTTCCGCAATAATCCTGAGGTGAAGGAGCTTAGTCTGCAGATTGGGGATGAATTGCAGCTAACGGTGCCGCAGCCTGATCTTACGGTAGTGACCGTAGAACAGGTAACCGAAGAGGTGGTCACGGAGCCTGAGGTGATTATCCGCAAGAGCGACCAGCTGCCCGCAGGCAAGCGCAAGGTCGTCCGTCCCGGACAAACCGGGCTCAAAACGATGAAATACAGGGTGACCAAAGAGAACGGACAGGTGGTTCAGGAGGAGTGGCTGGGCCAGAGCGTAGTGAAGGCCTCTCTGCCTGAAGTGGTCTACTCCGGTACCAAGGTTGTAGGTGAAGGGACAGGAATGTTCGCCTGGCCGGTCAGCGGAGCAATGATCTCCAGCAGCTACGGCGAGCGCTGGGGACGCACACACAAGGGAGTCGATCTGGTATCGGGTAACCGCACGATCAAGGCTGCGGATGCAGGGACGGTCAGCTTCGCCGGTGTGCAGAACGGTTATGGCAACGTGGTGATCGTTGACCATAACAACGGATACGTTACGTACTACGGGCATTTAAGCAGTATCTCAGTCTCAACCGGACAGAAGCTGGGACAGGGCAGTTCCATCGGCATTATGGGCAGCACCGGGCGCTCGACGGGGACGCACCTGCATTTTGAGATCCGCAAGAACGGGACGGCCATCAATCCGATGAAATACCTAAAGTAA
- the yycF gene encoding response regulator YycF: MQMGTILVVDDEQPIADILKFNLEKEGYEVICAFDGNSAVELALSKRPDLMLLDLMLPGKDGMDVCREVRSAHLDIPIIMLTAKDGEIDKVLGLELGADDYVTKPFSTRELLARVKAQMRRQHKPSPSEAPSEAAESKQGVYHFGLFIDTDMYMVYKDSEPLDLTHREYELLYYMIRHAGKVMTREHLLQAVWGFEYFGDVRTVDVTIRRLREKIEENPSKPEYIHTRRGLGYLMHSPKNGGL, encoded by the coding sequence ATGCAAATGGGAACGATTCTGGTAGTGGATGATGAACAACCTATTGCTGATATATTGAAATTCAATCTGGAAAAAGAGGGCTACGAGGTTATCTGCGCCTTCGACGGCAACAGTGCAGTGGAGCTGGCTCTGTCCAAACGCCCCGATCTGATGCTGCTGGATCTCATGCTGCCCGGTAAGGACGGAATGGATGTCTGCCGTGAGGTACGCTCTGCCCATCTGGATATTCCTATCATTATGCTTACCGCGAAGGATGGGGAGATCGATAAAGTGCTGGGTCTTGAGCTTGGTGCAGATGATTATGTGACCAAGCCGTTCAGTACACGCGAGCTGCTGGCCAGAGTTAAAGCCCAAATGCGGCGCCAGCATAAGCCATCTCCGTCGGAAGCGCCGAGTGAGGCAGCGGAGAGCAAGCAGGGAGTCTATCATTTCGGATTATTCATTGATACGGATATGTATATGGTCTACAAGGATAGTGAGCCGCTGGATCTGACGCATCGTGAATATGAGCTGCTCTATTATATGATCCGCCATGCGGGCAAGGTAATGACCCGGGAGCATCTGCTGCAGGCTGTGTGGGGCTTCGAATATTTCGGCGATGTGCGGACGGTGGATGTGACAATACGCCGGCTCAGAGAAAAAATTGAGGAGAATCCCAGCAAGCCGGAGTATATTCATACCCGGCGCGGACTCGGTTATTTGATGCATAGCCCCAAAAACGGAGGGTTGTAA
- the walK gene encoding cell wall metabolism sensor histidine kinase WalK: MKALSFFRTIQARLIVIYVLLILIAMQLIGVYFVSSMKNSLTDNFTKDLKARAEMLSILTADKFGSETGTADEESAVESLRGMVNNLYINGAEIQVLDASGKIITTSIPSQNDYVGQRNTQTVVSRALQGISDNEEYIIADDNVRKKVVAKPVISGDKVVGAIYIAADMKDLYATMSRINSVFLSGLLLALALTAVLGVILAHTITHPIKEMTKHATAVAEGRFNRKVPVFGNDEIGQLSQAFNYMTDRLREALLQNEEEKEKLSSILANMSDGVVATDESGAVILMNTRAALMLGAEGPLPAGASLGGLLGLEPEQSVSVTQGVPQSAMLHLSPMGGEDPNIVRVTFTPIHRREGGRIAGTIAVLQDVTEQENLEESRREFVANVSHELRTPLTTIKSYAEALDDGALEDPQLAVRFVGVIRNETERMIRLVTDLLHLSRLDSKESSLRIQQTDISEMLEDVADRFSFQIRQKRIHISTRVQRDVATAWLDRDQIDQVLGNLVSNALKYTPEGGTIRLEAHKNEDGMLAVSVRDSGIGIPKKDIERIFERFYRVDKARSRNMGGTGLGLSIAREIVKAHGGSISLQSELNEGSLVTFTLPLMKQRGSEA, from the coding sequence ATGAAGGCACTGTCCTTTTTCCGGACGATCCAGGCCAGGCTTATCGTAATCTATGTGCTGCTGATTCTGATTGCAATGCAGCTGATCGGCGTGTACTTTGTCAGCTCGATGAAGAACTCGCTGACGGATAACTTCACCAAGGACCTGAAGGCCCGGGCCGAGATGCTCTCGATCCTCACCGCTGACAAATTCGGCAGCGAGACGGGCACGGCCGATGAGGAATCGGCGGTGGAGAGCCTGCGCGGCATGGTGAACAATCTGTATATCAATGGTGCAGAAATTCAGGTGCTGGATGCGAGCGGCAAGATTATTACCACCTCGATCCCTTCGCAGAATGACTATGTCGGCCAGCGGAACACGCAGACCGTGGTCAGCCGCGCCTTGCAGGGCATCAGCGATAATGAGGAATATATCATCGCTGATGATAATGTGCGCAAGAAGGTAGTGGCGAAGCCGGTAATTTCCGGTGATAAGGTAGTAGGCGCCATCTATATCGCTGCTGATATGAAAGACTTATATGCCACCATGAGCCGGATTAACAGTGTATTCCTCTCGGGGCTGCTGCTGGCGCTGGCATTAACGGCCGTTCTGGGGGTCATTCTGGCCCATACAATCACGCATCCGATTAAGGAGATGACCAAGCATGCTACGGCTGTGGCGGAAGGACGCTTCAACCGTAAGGTTCCTGTGTTCGGCAATGATGAGATTGGGCAGCTGAGCCAGGCCTTCAACTATATGACGGACAGGCTGCGTGAGGCGCTGCTGCAGAACGAAGAGGAGAAGGAGAAGTTGTCGTCCATTCTCGCCAATATGAGTGACGGTGTCGTAGCCACGGACGAGAGCGGCGCGGTCATTCTGATGAATACACGCGCCGCCCTGATGCTGGGCGCGGAAGGACCGCTTCCTGCGGGGGCCTCGCTCGGCGGTCTGCTGGGTCTGGAGCCTGAGCAGTCTGTCTCGGTAACCCAGGGCGTGCCTCAGTCGGCTATGCTCCATCTGTCTCCCATGGGCGGAGAGGACCCCAATATTGTGCGGGTGACCTTCACCCCGATTCACCGCCGTGAAGGCGGACGGATCGCCGGTACGATTGCGGTGCTGCAGGATGTTACGGAGCAGGAAAATTTGGAGGAGTCCCGCCGGGAGTTCGTGGCGAATGTGTCGCATGAGCTGCGGACCCCGCTAACGACGATCAAGAGCTATGCGGAGGCGCTGGATGACGGTGCGCTGGAAGATCCGCAGCTTGCCGTGCGGTTCGTCGGAGTTATCCGCAATGAGACGGAGCGCATGATCCGGCTGGTTACGGATCTGTTGCATCTGTCGCGGCTGGATTCCAAGGAATCCAGCCTGCGCATTCAGCAGACGGATATCTCTGAGATGCTGGAGGATGTGGCCGACCGCTTCTCCTTCCAGATCCGCCAGAAGCGGATTCACATCAGCACCAGGGTGCAGAGGGATGTCGCTACAGCCTGGCTGGACCGCGATCAGATTGATCAAGTGTTGGGCAATCTGGTCTCCAATGCCCTCAAGTATACGCCTGAGGGCGGGACGATCCGGCTGGAGGCACATAAGAACGAGGACGGAATGCTGGCCGTGTCTGTCCGCGACTCCGGTATAGGGATTCCGAAGAAGGATATTGAACGCATCTTTGAACGCTTCTACCGGGTCGATAAGGCGCGTTCGCGGAACATGGGCGGAACAGGTCTGGGGCTGTCCATTGCCCGGGAAATTGTCAAAGCCCACGGCGGCTCCATTTCCCTGCAATCGGAGCTGAATGAGGGCTCATTGGTCACGTTCACGCTGCCTTTGATGAAGCAAAGGGGGAGTGAGGCGTGA
- a CDS encoding YycH family regulatory protein, whose translation MKERIKSWMLVLLIFGSLVESYYLIYRLPGSDSAVLSKTLYVKTDNMGPEEKVENLLYPDKMIIHMGGDKHTLFYPSSTFYNLIMNRLKGRSFESFQRRSVQDFDWDKIRSENPGIELSFGAGIPVTLLQRVMQISPDSLFEGESIDRIWIYNIKNDSKAHAIFFSTRGDIVYEAAKADLTVQDVQQHVDFGKNLTLYTAVNGEYYVPEADVPLVKVVMPAGMYTIEQMQSNLFFDAGSTRYIPEKDGSKIYTDSKRSLQVDQEQNWMSYSDPAALPDGDSTPAKDALEAVDFVNRHGGWNGTYRLAATEEGRQDRKVSFQQYYGAYPSGSYPIMSNPQLQYGVIHLELQQGTVSSYERSLMYTNEEKSEKTIVELPGGELLKQRLAQIGSSLRIIELTPAYMPALAGEKLQLHPVWRVTLSDGSELTLN comes from the coding sequence GTGAAGGAGAGAATCAAATCATGGATGCTGGTTCTGCTTATATTCGGAAGCCTCGTGGAGAGCTATTATCTGATCTACAGGCTGCCGGGCAGCGACTCGGCGGTGTTGTCGAAGACCTTATATGTGAAGACGGATAATATGGGGCCGGAGGAGAAGGTGGAGAACCTGCTCTATCCCGATAAAATGATTATTCATATGGGCGGAGACAAGCATACGCTGTTCTACCCGAGCTCCACCTTCTATAATCTGATTATGAACCGCCTGAAGGGCCGCAGCTTCGAGAGCTTCCAGCGGCGGTCCGTACAGGATTTCGACTGGGACAAGATCCGCAGCGAGAATCCGGGCATTGAGCTGTCGTTCGGGGCAGGCATTCCGGTAACGCTGCTGCAGCGGGTCATGCAGATCTCGCCGGATTCACTGTTCGAGGGGGAGAGCATTGACCGGATCTGGATCTATAATATCAAAAATGACTCCAAAGCCCATGCCATCTTCTTCAGCACACGCGGGGATATTGTGTACGAGGCGGCTAAGGCCGATCTTACGGTTCAGGATGTGCAGCAGCATGTGGACTTCGGCAAGAATCTGACTCTATATACAGCCGTGAATGGTGAGTATTATGTCCCTGAGGCGGATGTGCCGCTGGTTAAGGTCGTAATGCCTGCGGGTATGTATACCATTGAGCAAATGCAAAGCAATCTGTTCTTCGATGCGGGCAGCACCAGATATATTCCGGAGAAGGATGGCTCCAAAATCTATACGGACAGCAAGCGCAGTTTGCAGGTAGACCAGGAGCAGAATTGGATGAGCTATAGCGACCCGGCTGCACTGCCGGATGGTGACAGTACGCCGGCAAAGGATGCGCTGGAGGCGGTGGATTTCGTGAACCGGCATGGCGGCTGGAACGGAACCTACAGGCTGGCTGCTACGGAGGAGGGCCGGCAGGACCGCAAGGTTTCTTTTCAGCAATATTATGGCGCTTATCCGTCCGGCTCCTATCCGATAATGAGTAATCCGCAGCTTCAGTATGGCGTAATCCATCTGGAGCTCCAGCAGGGAACGGTCTCTTCCTATGAGCGCTCCCTGATGTATACGAATGAGGAGAAGTCCGAGAAGACTATTGTCGAGCTGCCCGGCGGCGAATTGCTGAAGCAGCGGCTGGCGCAGATCGGCAGCTCCTTGCGGATTATTGAGCTTACACCTGCCTATATGCCTGCGCTGGCCGGGGAGAAGCTGCAGCTTCATCCGGTCTGGCGGGTTACGCTCAGCGATGGCAGTGAGCTTACATTGAATTAG
- the yycI gene encoding two-component system regulatory protein YycI encodes MDWGRAKSVLIYAFLVLNLLLCYQLWIDVRDQVSAGLDFTSLSAETQAVMEEKNIRLLCPIPAGTPQLPDITYRYSAEEQNELPVKLKEPIDSKLMYSSFSELSNLLKSQIPDIANYRFDSQESEVGKFVLHPLVDNKWSLFRVRLELINSDQKIVAYRWPKIEIAASRSEDLQKVLPASQALSSLIEKYFPADAAVKEIELGYYGELFNSESQVASPMWRFILEDGSAYYMDAISADIISPKTTE; translated from the coding sequence ATGGACTGGGGAAGGGCCAAGAGTGTATTGATATATGCTTTTCTGGTGCTGAATCTGCTGCTGTGCTATCAGCTATGGATTGATGTGCGTGATCAGGTCAGCGCCGGACTTGACTTCACTTCCCTGTCTGCTGAGACTCAGGCGGTGATGGAAGAGAAGAACATCCGGCTGCTGTGCCCGATTCCGGCTGGTACTCCACAGCTGCCTGATATCACGTACCGTTATTCGGCCGAAGAGCAGAATGAACTGCCTGTGAAGCTTAAGGAGCCGATCGACAGCAAGCTGATGTACTCCTCGTTCTCGGAGCTGAGCAATCTGCTGAAGAGCCAGATTCCCGACATTGCCAATTACCGGTTCGATTCACAGGAGAGCGAGGTGGGCAAGTTCGTCCTGCATCCGCTGGTGGATAACAAGTGGTCCCTGTTCAGAGTGCGGCTGGAGCTGATTAACAGTGATCAAAAGATTGTGGCCTACCGCTGGCCGAAGATTGAGATTGCAGCAAGCCGGAGCGAGGATCTGCAGAAGGTGCTCCCGGCTTCACAGGCGCTTAGCAGTCTGATCGAGAAGTATTTCCCTGCAGATGCCGCAGTGAAGGAGATTGAGCTGGGTTATTACGGTGAGCTGTTCAACTCCGAGAGCCAGGTGGCTTCGCCGATGTGGCGGTTCATCTTGGAGGACGGCAGCGCCTACTATATGGATGCGATCAGTGCGGACATTATCAGTCCGAAGACAACAGAGTAG
- a CDS encoding MBL fold metallo-hydrolase: protein MGISFTVLSSGSTGNVTVVRNGETTLMIDAGLSAKRIDELLAMRELTGAELDGILVTHEHSDHIKGLGAMARKYNLPIYANSNTWGAIEKGIGKIEEHNRVIMETGQHRDFGSMRVESFAISHDAAEPVAYNFYDGKEKLCVATDLGYVSDKVRTAISDADVLVLESNHDIEMLRMGRYPWNTKRRILGDLGHLSNEAAGAALSEILSGRTKRAYLAHLSRDHNMMDLAKMSVRGAMEDRGCFYKDSEFRLCDTYYDRPTPWDKVSQS, encoded by the coding sequence ATGGGGATTTCATTTACAGTACTGTCCAGCGGTTCTACCGGGAATGTGACAGTGGTGCGTAACGGCGAGACCACACTTATGATCGACGCGGGCTTAAGCGCGAAGCGGATTGACGAGCTGCTGGCTATGCGTGAGCTGACGGGAGCGGAGCTGGACGGGATTCTTGTGACGCACGAGCATTCGGATCATATTAAGGGGCTGGGCGCGATGGCCCGCAAGTATAATCTTCCGATCTATGCGAATTCGAACACCTGGGGAGCCATAGAGAAGGGGATTGGCAAGATTGAGGAGCATAACCGGGTCATTATGGAGACCGGGCAGCACCGGGATTTCGGCAGTATGCGGGTGGAATCCTTCGCCATCTCCCACGATGCTGCGGAGCCGGTAGCTTACAATTTCTATGACGGCAAGGAGAAGCTGTGTGTAGCGACAGACCTCGGGTATGTCAGCGACAAGGTGAGAACGGCTATATCGGATGCCGATGTGCTTGTGCTGGAGTCAAATCATGATATTGAAATGCTGCGGATGGGGCGTTATCCCTGGAATACGAAGCGGCGGATTCTCGGCGATCTGGGGCATCTGTCCAATGAGGCGGCAGGCGCAGCGCTCAGCGAGATTCTGAGCGGGCGGACCAAGCGCGCCTATCTGGCCCATCTGAGCAGAGACCATAATATGATGGATCTGGCGAAGATGTCCGTGCGCGGGGCGATGGAGGACCGGGGCTGCTTTTACAAAGACAGTGAGTTCAGGCTCTGTGATACCTACTATGACCGGCCTACGCCATGGGATAAGGTGAGTCAGTCATAA